AAGCCCTCGGACTGAACTGACGCCCTTCCTTCACCAAGACGCGCCATGTTTTCACCTAACTGAACCAAGGCTTTACTATCACACCCTTCTTTAGTAAACATCCAATCAACGGCCCACATTGGCTCCTGAAGAATCGTGGAAAAATCCGCGATATCGCTGATAGAGGTATTCGACAAATTATTAAGGGCACTCATGGCAAAGTTATCAGCACGATTTGCTTTATCATTTTGCAACACTTGAAAGTATTTTTCATATAACCGAGAAAAGCGCTTAGACATTTTTACAGCTCGCCTTGTCTCATTAGTTCTTACAGAATTTGGCCCAAACCGATTACGCCTTGTACTCGTTTCCGTTGTCACTATTTCCCTGACAACATGATCTTTAGGGAGGTTTTGCGGGCACTGATCCGCAGTGTTTTCAATAAATCTTAATAATGGCCACGCTAATTTACCATCATGCCTCAGATTACTTTGCACATCTCCATTAAAGTAGTCTGCTATATCTGGCTGCTTCCCTCTAAAGCGTTCTTGCAGTTTTTTAGATAATTTCTTTGCGCGCCAAGTTCTGTATTCCTGCCAATACGAGTCGCCTCTATATATATAGCCGTAAAGGTCAGCACGCTCTTGATTAACTTTTTTATTAATCGCACTTTTCTGGCCCGTTGAGAGTTTATTTTTCTCTGCATTTTGTTCCAATGCTATACTCTTCTCCCACGCTTCATTTTTCTGCATTAGTTCTTGAAAAGAGCTTGCCGTCTTATTGTGCTGTTCCTTTTCGCCATAGGCATAATGAGGTTTAGGTTTATCATAGTGACCAAACGAGGTATGTATATAAGGTCGTTTGATTCCGTCATAGTCCACTTTTTCTAAAGGCATATCTTTTAAAAAATGAAATACTCGAAACCCTTTTCTAGAGTCTTTAATAAAATCATCTTCCCTAAATGAGTTATTTGCTAGATCTATAATAAAATCCCCATATTCCTTAGTGTACTTAAACCAACCGGGTTGTACTTCTTCGTGAGGAACAATAGTATCTTCAATGGATTTATTAGAATGAATAATCACTAACGATGGGGGCAAAACACTTGCATACCCTTTTCGCTTAATTTTAGCGACATATACTTCATAACCATCACCCTTATGAGCTAGCCTTGCAGAGAGGAAGCCTCTACTAGCCAATGGATTATTAATAGCTTCTTCCTCCAAGCTACCGTATTTTTCATACGTTTTTGCGTCCTTCACACTCAGTATTAGTGGCACGTAGATACGCCTGTTGATAGAGGTGGCCACCGGCTTTACGTACGCTTTATCTCGCCAATATAATTCTAACTCCTGAACGGCAAACGGTTTCTCAACCCCATATGAATTTGCGCCATGAGGATCATTTATGATCTCTGGCGATATATAGTTTTGGACGTAATGAAATACTCTAACCCCCTGATCACCGAAGCTATATGAGCTGTTTGGCAAACCAATAATATCAACGATTTTTTGAATCTTTTGAAACTCATTTTTTTCCAAATAGAAGTATGTTCTTATTTTCTTTTCCGTTAAAGATTCGTTAGATGCCTTATAGATAGATTCGTCATTATTTATTGTATGCATAAAGACCAAGTCAAGCGTCCTACTTGCCTTTTTCTGTGCCGTATAGACCTTTAGCTTCTCATCTTCATATTCCAGCCATGAACCAACATAGCCCTTCCCAACCAGATCATTACTGCCAGATTTACTTATTTTACTTTTTATATTAGCTCTGGCAGCCTTTAAAAATTGTTTTGTACCTGCCGTGTCACGGGTACGACGTATTTGCCAAAATGTTTTTCTAGTCACCCACTCATTTCTACCTCCAACCCCTTGTTTGTAGAACAAATTAAAAGAAGAGCTATTAAAAGTACCTCTAGATTCAATACCGCAGTATCGGCTGCGATTAAATTGTGGGTTATCCGCATCCATCACAGCATTTTCCAGCAACACTGATATCACATTCTGGACAAGATTAATTTTTTCTTTCGAGGCATTAAAAAGCAAATGCGCGTCCTGTGGATGACTCAATATCGCGTACGCTAGACTCCTTTTCTTGTCTTTAACAAGCGTTCGGTCACAGTGGTTTTTTTCTACTTGTAATGTAAAACCTTTGTACTCATATAAATAGTCTGATGTTTCAGGATCAACGCGATGCTTAAGTGTTGGAATGCGATAAAGCTCTGGTAGAGCGCTAGTAGCCACTTTTACTTGATTACTCTTCGCATTTTCCAGTTTCTTTTTAGCTTTTGATGACTTATTTTTAGCGAGATTCAACCGCCAATTATCACGCTTAGCAATCTGTGTCTGTAATATTTGCTTTTTCTTATGTAACCCCACCAACTGGATTTCATTCGCCTTTGGGCACTCAAAGGCTAGTGCGGTGCGTATTAGACCTACTATTTTCGCTAAATCTTTTTGTTTCTTTTTAAAGGCACTTTTTGATTTAGACTTGATGTTTACTGTAACTGTTTCTGAACACTTATAATTTTGGGGTAAGGTCGCAGTAAATGGGCCATGCTTGCCAAGCACTTGTGCCATTGCATGCGCAGGAAAGATAGCGATAAATAGTAATAATACTAGTAAAACAACACTTTCTAACTTTATAAACTTCATCAACTAACTCACTTCATCAGTTAAAATACTTGATAATCATCTGTATGCGCAACGTCTTCTGCAAGCCGAAAGCCGACAGCACTGCTTACTGTTCCACCCTGGTATTTTTTCAAGCGAAAAGACAAGCCTAATTGATGTTCATAACCTGCGAAACTACCACCACGAAGCACTCTGTCACACCTATCGACAACACTCGATGCGGATGTATTCCAGCAATCTTGAACCCACTCATCGACATTCCCTATCATGTCATATAAACCAAACGCGTTTGGCTTATAACTACCTACCGGCACCGAGCTACGGCACCTAATTAATCCCAGGCAAGCAACTTTTTCTGTGATTTCATCCCCCCAATGGAATCTCGTCTTAGTCCCTGCTCTTGCCGCGTACACCCATTCAGCTTCCGTTGGTAAGCGATAATTTCTTCCTGTCTTTTTATTTAGCCATGGAATATAACTATGAGTTACTTCGTCCCAACTAACTGAATTCGCGGGAAGCCTATTTTTATATTTTTCTTTACGTTTTATATATCCGTGTTCTTTACATACACCATCAGCAACACATGAGCTCCATTGACCATAGGTCACTTCATATTTACTTATTTTGAACGGCGACACTGGCACAATAGTCCAAATAGATAAGCTGTGTGAGTTATTACATTTCACTTTGCTGACACAGCCCATAAATGCTTCCCCCCCAGGCAATTCAACCATAGCAAACCCATAATCGGAGGACTTATCGATATAGTTATTCTTCGTACCATCATCATTAAGTGTGAGGCGCCATTTTTCAGCCTTGCTGATTTGCGTTTGCAACAAGGTTTTTCCTAAATGGCTCCCCACTATATTAATGTGTTTGACAGAAGAGCAGTCAATTGAAATGGCAATCCTCACCAGCGCAACTATTTTTGCAAAGGCTTTCGGTTTTTTTTTAAACGTTTTTCTTGATTTAGACTCGATAGTCACATCCACTGATTCGGCGCAGGAATAATCATCGCCCAACAGTGCGGTAAACCCGTTATGCGACGCTATTTTTTTTGCCCACACCAC
This Gammaproteobacteria bacterium DNA region includes the following protein-coding sequences:
- a CDS encoding formylglycine-generating enzyme family protein translates to MAINNKKLIFGVLLLLCCLLYQNVVWAKKIASHNGFTALLGDDYSCAESVDVTIESKSRKTFKKKPKAFAKIVALVRIAISIDCSSVKHINIVGSHLGKTLLQTQISKAEKWRLTLNDDGTKNNYIDKSSDYGFAMVELPGGEAFMGCVSKVKCNNSHSLSIWTIVPVSPFKISKYEVTYGQWSSCVADGVCKEHGYIKRKEKYKNRLPANSVSWDEVTHSYIPWLNKKTGRNYRLPTEAEWVYAARAGTKTRFHWGDEITEKVACLGLIRCRSSVPVGSYKPNAFGLYDMIGNVDEWVQDCWNTSASSVVDRCDRVLRGGSFAGYEHQLGLSFRLKKYQGGTVSSAVGFRLAEDVAHTDDYQVF